A part of Miscanthus floridulus cultivar M001 chromosome 6, ASM1932011v1, whole genome shotgun sequence genomic DNA contains:
- the LOC136458251 gene encoding probable 2-oxoglutarate-dependent dioxygenase AOP1 has product MTKPQNIKQIMDIPKVDLRGVEPGVPGWEEARAAVMASMVAHGCVVVAYDALEPALREVLFGRAFPELFQLPLETKQRNVSTRWFRSYIARAETDYESVCVHEPTDDGNIHEFTNLFWPQGNPEFSDIMLRYAKNLLQLEQTLQRMTLEGLGVPEDTIRSHLRSLTHTLRPSHYGVQQDTAGSRRLSMAVHRDFNMSTLVVQHEVEGLEVQAKDGSWLPIRAEPDTFTFQAGELFTILTNGRVPASVHRVRTLSNSERFSMIFGSWSGDGDEVSAMDELVDGEHPLMYNPCRLDEYVDFLFIEEGRKLDDPLKAFCGVHKGNKSME; this is encoded by the exons ATGACCAAGCCTCAGAACATCAAGCAGATCATGGATATCCCAAAGGTCGACCTACGCGGTGTCGAGCCTGGGGTTCCGGGCTGGGAGGAAGCCCGGGCCGCCGTGATGGCTTCCATGGTAGCCCACGGCTGCGTCGTTGTCGCGTACGACGCTCTAGAGCCGGCGCTCCGGGAGGTGCTGTTCGGCCGTGCCTTTCCGGAGCTCTTTCAGCTTCCGCTGGAGACCAAGCAGCGGAACGTATCCACCAGGTGGTTCAGAAGCTACATAGCAAGAGCAGAAACGGACTATGAGAGCGTCTGCGTCCATGAACCCACGGACGACGGCAACATCCACGAATTCACCAACTTGTTCTGGCCGCAGGGTAACCCGGAATTCAG TGACATAATGCTGCGATATGCAAAGAACTTGCTGCAACTGGAGCAGACGTTGCAGAGGATGACCCTGGAAGGCCTCGGCGTCCCGGAAGACACTATCCGCTCCCACCTCCGCTCGCTCACCCACACTCTCCGGCCGTCGCATTACGGCGTACAGCAAGACACTGCAGGTAGCCGCCGACTGTCCATGGCGGTGCACCGCGACTTCAACATGAGCACCCTCGTCGTACAGCACGAAGTGGAAGGCCTCGAGGTTCAGGCAAAGGACGGGAGCTGGCTCCCCATTCGTGCCGAGCCGGACACGTTTACCTTCCAAGCTGGCGAGCTATTCACG ATCCTCACCAACGGGAGGGTGCCGGCGTCCGTTCACCGCGTTAGGACGCTGAGCAACAGCGAGCGCTTCTCCATGATTTTTGGCAGCTGGTCTGGGGACGGCGACGAGGTCAGCGCGATGGACGAGCTCGTCGATGGAGAGCACCCACTGATGTATAATCCTTGTAGGCTCGACGAATACGTCGACTTCCTTTTCATCGAGGAAGGCCGCAAGCTGGATGACCCACTCAAGGCTTTCTGTGGAGTCCACAAGGGTAATAAATCCATGGAGTGA
- the LOC136458253 gene encoding GATA transcription factor 23-like — MGSADRSKIDGIVVPEKGARSCVECRATTTPMWRSGPTGPRSLCNACGIRYRKKRRQELGLDHKQQQQQNNAEAKTEVKDSSSNSSSSGSSNLQVVQKRRLLMGVEEAAFLLMTLSSSPTSTLLHG; from the exons ATGGGCTCCGCCGATCGCAGTAAG ATCGATGGGATCGTGGTGCCGGAGAAAGGCGCCAGGAGCTGCGTCGAATGccgcgccaccaccacgcccatgTGGCGCAGCGGCCCGACCGGGCCCAGG TCACTTTGCAACGCTTGCGGGATTCGGTACCGAAAGAAGAGGAGGCAAGAGCTTGGCCTAGACcacaagcagcagcaacaacagaaTAATGCTGAGGCAAAGACTGAAGTAAAAGACAGCTCTAGCAACAGCAGTAGCAGCGGGAGCAGCAACTTGCAGGTGGTGCAGAAACGGAGGCTCCTAATGGGAGTGGAGGAGGCTGCTTTTCTGCTGATGACCCTATCTTCTTCGCCCACGTCCACATTGCTACATGGCTAG
- the LOC136460592 gene encoding uncharacterized protein, giving the protein MTFQDLLDAGTKNGTRSGSLVKYLLDESLGLVDPFSVYLVPLRGEGEGEADGEDEADGEDEAEGEDEGEWRRAQGRVRARARTRRGAGEDEGESGRTRGRVRARARMSPRARTRRGAHGGVGEEGRGRRRGVAWLGLGGLAGRGGHDQRARPPRRARPCEAGLGRAGGRRRRARPDVAGWGGLAGLRRRRGSGGAAAAARVAGRGGLGRAGAGLRGCGGEGARATARLAVAAHRAGRRSSWRWLCECVREE; this is encoded by the exons ATGACCTTCCAAGACCTgc TTGATGCAGGGACAAAAAACGGCACGCGCTCCGGGAGCCTAGTCAAATACTTGCTTGATGAAAGCCTCGGTCTTGTCGACCCATTCTCTG TATACCTTGTTCCTCTCcgcggcgagggcgagggcgaggccgaCGGCGAGGACGAGGCCGACGGTGAGGACGAGGCCGAGGGCGAGGACGAGGGCGAGTGGAGGCGTGCGCAAGGGCGAGTCAGGGCGcgggcgaggacgaggaggggcgCGGGCGAGGACGAGGGCGAGTCGGGGCGCACGCGAGGGCGAGTCAGGGCGCGGGCGAGGATGAGCCcgagggcgaggacgaggaggggcgCGCACGGTGGGGTGGGCGAGGAGGGGCGCGGCCGGCGCCGGGGCGTGGCATGGCTAGGGCTGGGCGGGCTGGCCGGCCGTGGAGGGCATGACCAGCGGGCGCGGCCGCCGCGGCGTGCGCGGCCGTGCGAGGCGGGGCTGGGGCgggccggcggccgccgccggcgcgcgcGGCCGGACGTGGCGGGATGGGGCGGGCTGGCCGggctacggcggcggcgaggctcgggcggagcggcggcggcagcgcgcgtGGCCGGGCGTGGCGGGCTGGGGCGAGCCGGAGCGGGCTTGCGGGGCTGCGGCGGCGAGGGGGCTCGGGCGACGGCGAGGCTCGCGGTGGCGGCACACCGAGCTGGGCGGCGCTCCTCGTGGCGGTGGCTGTGTGAATGTGTGCGTGAAGAGTGA
- the LOC136458254 gene encoding importin subunit alpha-1b-like yields MSLRPSEQAELRRSSFKASVSAADGLRRRVSAMDSIRKESRGSALRRKRCSEAAPHAQSQPPALEKMLANLTQWAAGLYSDDSSMQFEAAREFRKLLSVERDPPIKEVVECGVLPRFVQLLSREDYPQLQFEAAWALTNIASGSSEDTMLVVNIGAVPIFVKLLTSPNEDVREQAVWALGNVAGDSAKCRDIVHAHGALFPLLQLFNGNPRLSLLRTATWSLSNFCRGEPNFEHVKLALLVLRQLIHSEDEAVLSDACWAMFYLSRGTEDNAGIEAVIETGACPRLVELLSHPSPSVLVPSLLVIGSIAAGDEVHSQRIVDHRALPYLLNLLITNQNKSVKKQACWTISNITAGNKEQIQAVIDANIIAPLVHLVRTAEFAVSNEAAWAISNASCGGTHDQIKYLVSQGCINAFCDILGHSDTRELIVCLEGLGNILKVGEQEKDSGACDVNMYAQMIEDADGLDKIEDLLNNDNDMVYQMAAHLLETFWVVEDDVMTSEGNAPQTGIHNSNQQVSVPPGVFKFG; encoded by the exons ATGTCGCTGCGGCCGAGCGAACAGGCGGAGTTACGCCGGAGCAGCTTCAAGGCGTCGGTGAGTGCGGCCgacgggctgcggcggcgcgtaAGCGCCATGGATAGCATCCGCAAGGAGAGCCGCGGGAGCGCCCTCCGGAGGAAGCGCTGCTCCGAGGCGGCGCCGCATGCGCAATCGCAACCGCCGGCCCTTGAGAAGATG TTGGCGAACCTGACGCAGTGGGCCGCGGGGTTATACTCGGATGACAGCAGCATGCAATTTGAAGCGGCCAGGGAGTTCAGGAAGTTGCTGTCAGTCG AGCGGGATCCCCCAATTAAGGAGGTTGTTGAATGTGGAGTTCTGCCTCGCTTCGTACAGTTGCTTTCCAGGGAGGACTACCCTCAGCTCCAG TTTGAGGCAGCATGGGCTCTCACCAACATTGCGTCTGGATCATCAGAGGACACCATGCTGGTTGTTAATATTGGTGCCGTccccatctttgtgaagcttctCACCTCACCAAATGAGGATGTCCGTGAACAG GCTGTGTGGGCCCTGGGCAATGTGGCTGGTGATTCTGCGAAGTGCCGTGACATTGTGCATGCACATGGTGCGTTGTTTCCACTACTTCAGCTGTTTAATGGGAACCCTAGACTCTCATTGTTGAGAACTGCTACCTGGTCTCTCAGCAACTTTTGCCGTGGAGAACCCAACTTTGAACAT GTGAAGCTGGCACTCCTAGTTTTGCGACAACTCATTCACTCTGAAGATGAGGCAGTCCTTAGTGATGCCTGCTGGGCAATGTTTTACTTGTCTCGTGGTACTGAAGACAATGCCGGGATCGAAGCTGTGATTGAAACTGGAGCATGCCCTCGACTTGTTGAGCTCCTTAG CCATCCTTCACCTTCGGTGCTCGTTCCTTCTCTGCTTGTGATTGGTAGCATTGCTGCAGGGGATGAAGTGCATAGTCAG CGTATAGTTGATCATCGAGCACTTCCATATCTTTTAAATCTTTTGATAACAAATCAAAACAAAAGCGTCAAAAAACAAGCTTGCTGGACAATCTCCAACATCACAGCTGGAAACAAGGAGCAGATTCAG GCTGTGATTGATGCGAACATAATTGCTCCTTTGGTCCATTTGGTGCGTACTGCTGAGTTTGCTGTCAGCAATGAGGCTGCTTGGGCAATTAGTAATGCCTCATGTGGTGgaacacatgatcagataaa GTACCTTGTAAGCCAGGGTTGCATTAACGCCTTTTGTGATATCCTTGGTCATTCTGATACTAGAGAATTGATAGTATGTTTGGAGGGCCTTGGGAATATCTTGAAGGTTGGAGAGCAAGAGAAGGACTCAGGGGCTTGCGATGTCAACATGTATGCACAGATGATTGAAGATGCTGATGGTTTGGACAAGATTGAGGACCTCCTGAACAATGACAATGACATGGTATATCAGATGGCGGCTCACTTGCTCGAGACGTTCTGGGTTGTGGAAGATGATGTCATGACCTCAGAAGGGAATGCACCCCAGACCGGCATCCACAATAGTAACCAGCAGGTCTCTGTTCCACCAGGGGTTTTCAAATTTGGCTGA